The genomic segment accgtctcacacaaatttttgcatgTATTTAATATACAACTCTACATATAATCTTGtcaaatataataaatcaaattaTATTCCATACgaaactattttaaaaaaatttaaaagtttatcGTGTGATCTGATAATAATAAGTtcacataatttaaattaaaattgaaataattcaattgcaattaaattgtttatattttgtttcaactataaaaaaaaaaacaaagaatatTCTTAAAGTATCGAGCATAGAAAAGGTTCCACCATTGGACATATTGTTGTACTATAACTGCTTAGAATATGCATTTAATTTGCTATATTAAAATAACATGTTAACTCATAGAACAAGAAATATTCTaccaaattaaaataaatataatccTTGAATCAGGCGATGTTTCATTTACTACAAAACTAATAGGTTATATCAAACTGTTGTTTGAATAAGAAATAAGATAACGATAGTGAGTTTTTACGTCATATAAAAAGCTATATAAAACAGTGTTCTAAAAATCCCCGCCTCGGACTGCTTAGgcggcgcctaggcgctgggaGGTCCAAAACCGCCCCGATTTTAGGCTAGTCGAAATTTCTAGGCACCATCATATTCATCGGTCGCCTAGGCGGTGCCCGGACCGAAATTTCTAGGCGCCACCATATTAATCGGCCGCTCCGGACCGCCTAGCGCGAAAGCCGCCTAGAcgattttacaattaaaaatccGGAAGGTTGAACGATTTTACACTTAATTGGAGTACTTTTGAGGGAGTAATTACTTAATTTATTATTctatacttattattatatatttttatatatgtattcaatattaatatttttttaatgtagaTCCATACTAAGAAAAGAAATAGATTAGATACCGGAAGGTTGAACAATTTAGTTTATGTTCAATTCAATGTCAAGATCATCAACAAGAAGAGAAAGCAAGAAGAAAAAGGAGTGGATGTTCTACTTGCTAGTGAAGCAACTATGGCACAAGGATGGATTGTTGATGGTGGAGATGAAGATGTTGAGACAAATGTTGAAGATGTAAGGGAACTTCACGAAGAAGAATTTGTATCGGACTGAAGAGGAGGAAGAAGCCATggattttgagtttgaatccgATACAGAAGAagtactggaaaaatatggagatgAACTAGAAGATTTAGATGTTTAGGTTTAATATCAATATATTATGTTGGAAAAAATGTTgaacaaatttaatttttattgtacaACGGTTGTAGTAAAGTAGTAAACTGATGTGGATgattcatatataaaaatttattaatatatatttattgttactattttaaattttataataatatatatttcatatacaAACATAATACTCATGAACCACTTAATgaatttaagctttaaaaaaaatcgccTAGACAACCGCCCGCCTACCGCTTTTTAGAACACTGATATAAAATAATAGAATCATTATTTATAATCTCACgcccatttttttattttttattttataaaaattgatGAATTTTTAACTTTTTAGTATACAAAATTGTCTAGCAACAAGTTAAAACAAACAAGAAGAGATAGAAATGAAGATACAATTGGTAATTTTAGAAATAGTTTATTTCACTTTCTAATCCTTGTCGATTCATTCAAGAAAAATTTAATGatatcaatattaatatatGTTTCAAGTTTATGGATTCTTCCATTGTAACAAATTATGGCACCTCGATCATTACTATAATCTTACATTAAATTTCGTATTTTCATAGAATAAAAGTCACAAAATAGGCACAAATCATTCCTTGCATATTTCTCACCACCACCATACCATTTTCGTTGCTTTCTTCCATCCTTTTTTATTAACTCCATCGATTCAAGTAAGTTTTATTTGGTTTCTGCCATAATATGTTTGTAATACAatattcaattaatttttttttaatggaaAATAGTTATGTTTTCAGATATATTGCGAgtgaaaatttgattttttgcacatttttttaatgtaaaattGTACAAATTCTATAGTTCTCTGATTAAATTTTATGTGAGCATCGTGCAGTTACAATTAGTTTGTATTTTCTTTTagtatttctgaatttttttccCCATAAATTTTTTGTGCAATTATACGATGAAAATAAAGTAAAATGGTAGAGAGATCGAACCGTGATGCTTGacctgctgtgcggtttaaaagatttgagtttgaTCATTACTACTagttatagtttttggtaaagcgacaagcGCTAAGTCCTACATGCTAGGAGATTATTAATTACATTGTgattgcattttttttttcttccagaaattgatatttgaaaatgggagaaattgacaaaaaacCAATAAAATCGGTTCAATCTGCAGTCTCTTTCTTTGACCACTCAAATGAGCAGAGACAAATTAGCCCTAAAATGGAGGAAgtaagtttttatttaattgagttttgatttaattaaataatattttccaaCATAAGGACATTGTCCTTACCTTAGCATTGGCATATTTTTCTTTGTATGTTTAGCCATTGTGTTAGTGCAAGGTGTAAGGTTGGGTAGATTGCATGTAAATCTCGTGTGACATTATTATCGTTCTTACTTGCTTGACTTAAGTGAGTTACGTTCAGAAAATATAATCAAACACAAGTATGATCAAAACGTTAGAAGGTGATAAACTTGACCATGCAAGTCTACTCGTACAAAAATTGAAAAAGTGAGCAATAATCCGTTGCATGACCTCCGTAGCTCTAATGTATTTGGAGTTGCATGGTCCATATTTGAATATGTATACCTCATGaccccaaatagattgggtctTTGGATCCTACATGAGGCAATCCGCAAATTTGGTAGATACAGAATATGTATTTGCACTGTACAAATCAATTCTCTCCTGCATGGTTTCACGAAATTTTTGATGGCAAGATTGACCAGAGATCCATTCTTTGATCTCagaaaaaatatgcaaatgtcTCCTAATTCTATTTGAGTTTGATAGTTTCGAAAAATTTTAATCTCGATGTGAGAGTAAGTTATTCCTATTTCATAAGGTAAATACATTTTAAGCTATAtttcattgattttttttttatttacctGATGGAAGGAATCAGAGACCGAGAATGAACTCCAGATCCTAGCGAAAGAACTCGTGAATGTCAAAGTTCAGCGCGAGGTCAAGGACTCCGTATACAAGCAAACTCTTCTCAAGCTAGATCACCATCAGAAAGTATCCGACCAGCTTTCCAAGTTGCTAAAGAAATCGGATCATCAAAAGAACTTCTATATCAACGAATTTCAAGAAGCTAAAGCTCGCACCGAGGAGCTCGAATCATCTATGAACATGATGGCGAATAAGCTATCAGAATCCGAGAAGCTTCAAGAGCAGATCACCGTCCTTAGTACCGAATTGGCATCGACTCAAGGAAAACTAGTTAACATGGAGAGGGAATTTTCTTCTTTAAGACAGGAAAAAGATTATTTTGTTGCAGAATCTGAGGTACTGCAGAGTGATTTAAGTGAGGAGAAGAGGAAAAATAGAGAGCTAACAAGGGACGTTTCACAGCTAAACGAGCAGATTCTTGGTTTGGAGACGAAAGTTGATGACatcaaacaagaaaaagaagatGCATTATTGGAGAAGAAGGCTGAGTTAGATTCAAAAGAGAGAGCCTCAGCTGAGGCAGAAGAGAAACTCGAAAAGGCACTGAAGGATTTAGATGTTCTCCGTGAAGTGGAGAACCAGCTAGTGGAAAAGTCGGCTCATATTGAATCGTTGGAGATGGACCTCAAGCGTGCGAACGCGCTTCAACGTTCCTCGGAAAACGCCACATCTGATGCCATTTCTGAGCTAAATAAGGTAAAGGAAACTATGGAATTACTGGAACAAAGGATCGTAGATCAGACAGGTCACATTGACTTACTTGAGGCAGAGCTTAAACATCTAAAGACTGAACTTGGGAACACAAAGGAGGAGCAAGGCCGATTGGGGGAGCAAGCGGAGGCAGTAAAAGCTGAGCTGGAGAGCTCTAAAGAAAAAGAGAATGATGCACAAGTGGAAATAGCGATGTTAAATTTTGAACTTCATAAAGCGAGATCCAAACTGGCTGCATCAGAGGCCAATGAGGCGAGGGGGCAGAGAGAAGAATCCGCACTATTTAATGCGCTTCAAGAGATGGGTTCAGAGATTGAAGAAACCAAGAAAGAAAATCGAGTCTTGAGAGAAGAAGTGAAAATGGCAACGCAAAGTAAAAACGATACTACCCTTGTGGAAGAGAGTAAGGATCCAGAAGCCAAACCAGCAGAGGAGTGCGGGATGCTGATTAAAAATGTTGATGTCGTCGACACCCTTCTCGCTGGAACGTCGAATCAAAGTGTAAGAGAGTTGAAAAATGTGAGGAAAGAGTTGGAAACTGCGATTTCAAAGATAGGGGATTTTTGGAACCGAGCAGAACAAGCCATTAGCAGAGCTGAAGCAGCCGAAAAGGCGAAAGTTGCATTGGAGTTAcagatgaagaagatgaaggAGCACAAGGAAAGGCGTAAGGCAACCTTATCAGCCCTCTATGAGGAATCGGTTTCGAAAGAATTCGGCGGCGGCAGTAGCAGCAGAAATCGTGATCATTCTGCCAAGAATTATCAACCTCTTGGTAAGGTCCTTAACATGAAATTTTAGTTTCAAAGATTTTGACATTGAATGTACTCTTCCATGCGTTGGGAACTCTCATATTTAGCGGTGAGTGTATTGAAACCAAGGTTTTAAAAAGCGTGAAACGTCCGGAAGCACGGATGTCGAGCTCCAAGCTTTTCAAGTTTAAGCGAGATTAGCATGGACTTAAGGGTGAAAAAACGTTTTTTATCTTTAATGTAATTCtaattatctcaaaccaataaatagataaaataatacataaatattataaatttaagtCTGATGCATTAATTCTCACATTTAtgaaagcataaaaatctcaaaattacaatctttatttgttttttcaactaaaacacattaaaaaatgttaaatatttgtcaaatcattGTCATACACATTTgatcataattaaaattaaaaaataaacatctaaattataaacttaatttattattttaaaataaaaacataccttcagaataaaaaaaataaaaaataaacagaTAAGATTATTTGTGTTTAAACACGCTTAATTAAAGCCTTAATTACGTTTCATTCGGTTAAACTGTAGTTTGATCGTTTTTTTCCGCTTTTCTCCGAAGCGGAGCGTTTTTGTCGAGCTCCAAGCTTAAGCACGTTTAAGCGGAGCTTAAACGCATTTAAGTGAAGCTTAAGCGAGCTTTTTAAAACACCGATTGAAACTATGATAGGGAACCAAAAAAAATTCTTGATAAAAAAAGTAACCTTATTCTCCCGTTTCGGACTCATGCTAAAAGTTTAAAACTGATAATACTTTCCAACTTTATATTAAGAATATATAAgactaaaaaaatattatcacaatttaaaatctattaatttatattcaacatacattttcatattaaacatatcatcataatagcacaaatatatttcaatccaaaaatattatgaaccaaaaattatatattaatgttATTACAACTTTAAgcaaaaaaaaactaaaattctaTTGATAAACATTCAAAATTTGTTATTTAAAATCAAAAGAGACTTCAAAgtcgaaaataaaattaaaatataccatttttaaaaaagcataaattaaaatataccaaccaaataaaataattatgatgGGCCATTGTAATTTGTATTTTCTCGTAATCAGAAGAAACTTTACCCCGACTCATTCAtacttttatatataatatactaaATAAATTACTACATTCATGGATCAAAGTACGATAATGATAGAAAATAGCACAATCAATGCCATAGAAGCTACCTAGATCATTGCACGTGCAAAGACATGTATACTTTCATCTCGAATTCACGTTTGTGGGTATAAGCAACAAATGTGGACATGATTAGGTAAATGATTTTGGAATTTGTCAATAAATTGAAGTTATCGTAACCCCAAGTTTACATACTTCATGCCAATGCAACCTAAAATAAATTTCCACATGCAATTCCAATTaccatttattatttattttttttaaaaaagtaacaACATTTTTTCAGTAAGAAGAccctaaaaataaaaaagaaaaaatgaaacAAGCCCAAAAGTCCAATTTATGGAGGGAGAGAGTTGAACCCTGTCTGGTGCTAGTTACTTGGATATGGAAACTTCAAACAAGAGATTTTGAAATTTTGCTCTCTTAcatcaaataatacataactTCGATCAGAACAAATCACATTTTTCTGTACATTTTGTTGACAATTTGCAATTTTGGGGTTCCACAAACCCTCGAACACAAAAACACACGAATGCCGCCAATCGATGATGTAGTTTCAAGAGAGGTTTATCTGGCAAGAAAGAAAACATATCCTCCTCGGAGAGAAGGATAAATATGGTTTTCTCGGAAGAGAACTTATTTTGGCAGTGTTGAATCTATACCTGTCCTGTAGAGTTGTTCTGCCATCGGACTTTTAAAGGGCACAGCAATGACAAAATCTAATTTGCAGTCAAGATAGGGAGTTCAGATTATTCTGAAGCGGCAGATCAAGACTCGATGACTGTTAACAACCATTTGACCACCAATTGCGCATTTCAATCAAATTGTGAGATTTAGTTCCCCAATTGCCATGCAGGCATGACCATAAGTTCCAGACAAAAACCAGTAACACAATCAGCAACAACAGAACCCTTTACTGCCTCTCCGTCATCTCATTCACCTTAAAAGTAGGTTTGGAGGGGTACACAAAGACGACAGATGATACAGTTGAAGGTTGAAAACCAGCAGCGTATCTAACTGAAGTCACGGAAACTCTAGGAAGCTGCTGAGAACCTAAGCCTAGAGGGACAAGCATGTACCTGAGCAAGTGTGCTGATCTTGGCAGGATATAGATTGTGTCACTGTGGGGTCCAGACGACACAAAACTCTGTGAATCGGCTAATGTGTATTTGATCTCCTGGAGCAACTCTGTTTGATTATGTACTTTAACAGAATATATGAAGGGATTCCCAAGAATGGCATGAGGTGGACATTCCAAACTCACAACCAATGGAGGTAGTTCCACATTCACATCAGGTAATCTGAGTTTCGTAACTTGAGACACTGTAGCCCAAGAATGAACTTCATCCCCGGGTTTTAAATCCCTTTGCCATCTCAAAcaaaccataccgatatttagCTTAGAACTATTTACCTTAGGAATGACGGTGAAAACCTTCTTAAACTCCTCACCTGGCACATGAATTATAGGTTCTGTGAACTCCTCATGACGAGGTTGTACAATGCATGCACCAGTATTTTCTTCAACTTCAATGGAAATAGACAACAATCGAAGTGGCACTTCTGAACAATTATTGGCACTAACTATAAGCATGTTCGATTCATTTAAAGCTAAAGGTATGTGATCGGGATCATAAGCAGCCTTGATTTTCGAGAGCAAAAGTGGGTCCTGTCGAAATGGCAACATAAATCGTGGGCTAATAGTAAAAGCAATCTTGCCTTCAATCACCAAGCTTTTGTGTACATGAACTTTTTGCAAGCTAGGTTCACCATTGTGAGGATAATAACCCAATGAGACATAGAGCATAATAGGTTTGGGACGATTCCACTTAATTTTCAGTTTGCATGACCATGATTCCCCCTCAACTAGAGATGGGATAGAAATCAACCCAAAAGATGGCTGAATTTTTTGAATCTTATCTGAATGAGATTCAGAGTGATCATCAAGTCCATCCCAATATATGTCAATAAGCACAACATGGAGATCGTCTGCAGAGAATGGTTCCACTTCTCTTGGACTAAGAAGGCCACTGCCTCGTGTATCTACAAGATTAATCTTTAACTCACCGGAATAGACTGCATGGCTTTTAGAAGCTACTTTCACAGGTAACACATAATTCTCTCCAACCAATGCAGGGCCACATGAACATAAGACTAGATCCACTTGTGGTTCCGGCTCTTCAACCTGTATGGCCTTCTGTCCGGAGAAGGCCAGGCTAGGATCCTTGGTGGGTATGGTTTCTACCTGGTCTTCAAATTTCCAAAGTGGTAAATCATTCATAGACGCTGGACTTTCAGCTCTGCAACATATTGAGAATTGTGGTCCCATCCTTGCAATTATATATGTACATTCAAGCTTTCCAGTTTGGCCTACATATTCAGTATTATTCCACTAATTTAATAGAAGCTGATTGATAGAGTAGATTGAAAATGAATTTGGAGATTTGCAACAGTCAGAGTCAAAGTTACAAGATCATAGACATCTGAAAATAGAAGATTCAATCAAAATTGTGAAATAAACATGGACGAGGGTAATTTTTCGGGGCCGTCCTATTCTATTACCAGACATAACTGGGATAAATTGTATGATAATAAGccgaagaaaaagaagaataaTAGGAAAGGTGCTAATTCGAATTGAAGGGTGATATAAGATCAATTTGTCCATATTCCTCCTCGTCTATTAGCATTTGCCTAGACACTCCAGAGTGGAGTCAagtataaatttataatatatataagtGAACACGTAATCAGAAAATACAGAGTTTAATTAGAGAGGCCTTCATTCTAGCATCTCCAATTACTTTTATTCCTCGTCAGAAATTCCATACAACCCCATTTCCCACCAACCACCATATCCCGCTTTGAGCCTTAAGCTCCTATGGGCTGCACCACAGCACCAGCTTCCCCATCCCCTCCTAGCACTGCAACAACCATTTTCCCCATTTCTCGCCCCTAACCTCCCCTTCCGGTTCAATTACCCTCTCAGCAAAAGCAACACTCTAGTTCCACCTCCTCAAAACCTGAAAATTCCCATCCCTATCAAATGTTTGGAGTTGTAATATGGTaggaaataaaattaaaacctAGTTTTATGTGAGGTAGGATCTCAGATTATCTAGTTTTCCAAAGAGCATTTTGTCACCCTATTCCTTTCCTTATGCGGTATGTCATGAAGTCCAAGTGTGACACCTCTATTGCTTCTACTCTTTCAGTATGTCGAAATCTTATTTCTGCTCACAAGTATCATAAATTACAAAGCTCGTGGCTTTTCTCATTATTCCATAATGAACTATATAGCATCGGAACAAAGAGCATATTACATCAAGACCATTGCAAACCCAGAGTGGCATTGAAATGGCCAGTTCAAAATCAAGGATGTCATCCTAACTTCCTTGAttacaaacataaataaattaaaagtgaTTGTATAAAATAAAGCAATCAACATACCAGATGTTATTTCATATGTCAATCGCATCCATTTGTTTGTAGCAAGCACCAGAGCTGGAGCTGTCTCAACTCTGAGACCAGATTGAGAACGGGGGATTGCAGCTGCATGCGATTTCTGCCCATTCTCGATGATAAAATTACActctgattgattgaattgcACCTCCAActgatcaatttcaatatctaTTGGTAATCGTGATCGAAGTGATAATGTGATGAGCGATGAAGCACCCGGCTTAACTGTTTGTTCATGAAAAGCAACCAATGCAAGCAGAACCACCCTCAAGGGACTTACAAGATCAATCTCAAGATAAAGAGGAAGATCACTATTTATTTTGCACCCACTATTATCTTCTTTCAAACTCAGTTCCAATGCACCGTCCACAACCCCAAATGCTTCCTTGTGTATCTTGGTTCTCTGTGAAAGACTAGCGGGGCCAGCTGGTCCACAATCTTTGGAAGATGGATCAAAAGCATTACTTGTTATGGGCAGTGCAGCCATTTCAAGTGAGTATTCTATGAAATCTTTCACATTATTGATTTCCCTTGAGCACTCTCGTAGATAACCCAAGATCTCCCATAATGACAATAGCCAGCCCTCATGTCGATAAAGATTAGCAATCTTATCAAATATTTCTTTTGCATTATGAAATTCACTTACTGAAAAATATTCTCTAGCCATCTGGAATCGACAATAGGCAGCAGTCCTCTCAGACTTCAAGTTACTGTATGCTTCGAAAGCTCTTTTAAATAGCGCAATGATTTCAAAGGAATCTTGAAACCTCTTCCCTTCCGCAAGTGCGTAACGGGCATATTCATCATCAGTCAAACTGCAAACAAATTGGTTCAAATAAAACATTCAACAATTCAAAAGGCGATGCATCTTACAGGACTATATTTAGGTATACACTGGATATGGAGTGAAAGTGGACTCACGGTTGCATTACGCATGCATCCTCACGCTCAAGTAGTCTAGCAAACTGACCAATATACACAGAAGCTACCACAGATTCTGTGCTCCCATCAATTTCACCAATACCATCAGAGATAGATAGTGCGAATTccaaacttaattttttttccttcagGTAGCTAGCTGCCAACTGTTTCAAGAGATAtgtcaaatataatttaaagaGCACACTTGTCGCTCGCTCACTTGGTACATTTttaatgcttttaaatattgaTGCCAGTGTTCGTTAGAGCTATTTCTATTCTTCACGTTTGTGTGTGCGAGGTAGGAAAGGCTGGAAAACAAACAACCTGATAATAGTATGCTGGATAAAACTCCCATTCAGTTGCCTTCTCTGTAGGAACTGATGCCATACTTGGTACATGTGAAACATTAGCCGAGCTTGTCTCCAACAGTTGACCAAATACCAAATATTGCCTGCTTAACCATTCCCAGTGAAGAAAAATAACTTCTGGTGATCCCACGAGTCTCATATAACTAGCAGTGTGCTGACGGAACCATGCAATTGCTTCTACAAATTTCCCACCATGCAGCAATAGAGTTGACATCTTAAAATGCAAATGTTCAGCAATAGTTTTGATCTCGACTAAGCGTTGGATTGGGGGCAATCTTGTCGATGTTCCAACCATCTGAGTAAAAACATGTATGCCAACAAAGATGAGGAAGActtaaatgaaaaattaatcACAAAAAGTGTAGGTTTTTTGTACAGAGGCACAAAAAAAGTATATTGATTCTATTTGGGGTCCTTTTGCATAAATAATATTTAGGTCTTCTTCCAGTATcaagtaatatttttaagatATGCATATAAAATGATTGATAAAGCATATAAAATCCTTCTCCTGATTCCTGAAATCTCTTAGCACTATCTATGGTTAGCAAAAATACACAAATTAAATTTCCTGACGAGCCTCTGCTCCAAAGTGCAAAGATTGTAACCAAGCCATTATTCTCAAGAGGTCATCAGATGAGTTTTAACACACAAACAAGGCAAATCAAACAAAAAAGCCTTCTATTTCAGTTCAAGTAATACCTCTCGCAGTGCATGATATGCATCCTCATACATCCTAAGAGCTTCGAGCCAGTCTCTGCGGAATTCTGCATATACAGCAACCTAGCAATTCATAAGAATTAGATAAGCATAATTATGGAACAAAAAGAGTACATGTAGGCAATGACACTGTGATCTCgttaatataaaatatgattttataatatgttatttgaTTTCTAACATAACTGAAAGAGTTGAATAAAAGCACTACAACATGCAGTATGCATATTTTTATCACATTACATGATTTGAGTTAAAAGAATGATT from the Primulina tabacum isolate GXHZ01 chromosome 8, ASM2559414v2, whole genome shotgun sequence genome contains:
- the LOC142553264 gene encoding uncharacterized protein LOC142553264 isoform X2, with protein sequence MEFNVCYCFKVAVYAEFRRDWLEALRMYEDAYHALREMVGTSTRLPPIQRLVEIKTIAEHLHFKMSTLLLHGGKFVEAIAWFRQHTASYMRLVGSPEVIFLHWEWLSRQYLVFGQLLETSSANVSHVPSMASVPTEKATEWEFYPAYYYQLAASYLKEKKLSLEFALSISDGIGEIDGSTESVVASVYIGQFARLLEREDACVMQPLTDDEYARYALAEGKRFQDSFEIIALFKRAFEAYSNLKSERTAAYCRFQMAREYFSVSEFHNAKEIFDKIANLYRHEGWLLSLWEILGYLRECSREINNVKDFIEYSLEMAALPITSNAFDPSSKDCGPAGPASLSQRTKIHKEAFGVVDGALELSLKEDNSGCKINSDLPLYLEIDLVSPLRVVLLALVAFHEQTVKPGASSLITLSLRSRLPIDIEIDQLEVQFNQSECNFIIENGQKSHAAAIPRSQSGLRVETAPALVLATNKWMRLTYEITSGQTGKLECTYIIARMGPQFSICCRAESPASMNDLPLWKFEDQVETIPTKDPSLAFSGQKAIQVEEPEPQVDLVLCSCGPALVGENYVLPVKVASKSHAVYSGELKINLVDTRGSGLLSPREVEPFSADDLHVVLIDIYWDGLDDHSESHSDKIQKIQPSFGLISIPSLVEGESWSCKLKIKWNRPKPIMLYVSLGYYPHNGEPSLQKVHVHKSLVIEGKIAFTISPRFMLPFRQDPLLLSKIKAAYDPDHIPLALNESNMLIVSANNCSEVPLRLLSISIEVEENTGACIVQPRHEEFTEPIIHVPGEEFKKVFTVIPKVNSSKLNIGMVCLRWQRDLKPGDEVHSWATVSQVTKLRLPDVNVELPPLVVSLECPPHAILGNPFIYSVKVHNQTELLQEIKYTLADSQSFVSSGPHSDTIYILPRSAHLLRYMLVPLGLGSQQLPRVSVTSVRYAAGFQPSTVSSVVFVYPSKPTFKVNEMTERQ
- the LOC142553264 gene encoding uncharacterized protein LOC142553264 isoform X3, with the protein product MYEDAYHALREMVGTSTRLPPIQRLVEIKTIAEHLHFKMSTLLLHGGKFVEAIAWFRQHTASYMRLVGSPEVIFLHWEWLSRQYLVFGQLLETSSANVSHVPSMASVPTEKATEWEFYPAYYYQLAASYLKEKKLSLEFALSISDGIGEIDGSTESVVASVYIGQFARLLEREDACVMQPLTDDEYARYALAEGKRFQDSFEIIALFKRAFEAYSNLKSERTAAYCRFQMAREYFSVSEFHNAKEIFDKIANLYRHEGWLLSLWEILGYLRECSREINNVKDFIEYSLEMAALPITSNAFDPSSKDCGPAGPASLSQRTKIHKEAFGVVDGALELSLKEDNSGCKINSDLPLYLEIDLVSPLRVVLLALVAFHEQTVKPGASSLITLSLRSRLPIDIEIDQLEVQFNQSECNFIIENGQKSHAAAIPRSQSGLRVETAPALVLATNKWMRLTYEITSGQTGKLECTYIIARMGPQFSICCRAESPASMNDLPLWKFEDQVETIPTKDPSLAFSGQKAIQVEEPEPQVDLVLCSCGPALVGENYVLPVKVASKSHAVYSGELKINLVDTRGSGLLSPREVEPFSADDLHVVLIDIYWDGLDDHSESHSDKIQKIQPSFGLISIPSLVEGESWSCKLKIKWNRPKPIMLYVSLGYYPHNGEPSLQKVHVHKSLVIEGKIAFTISPRFMLPFRQDPLLLSKIKAAYDPDHIPLALNESNMLIVSANNCSEVPLRLLSISIEVEENTGACIVQPRHEEFTEPIIHVPGEEFKKVFTVIPKVNSSKLNIGMVCLRWQRDLKPGDEVHSWATVSQVTKLRLPDVNVELPPLVVSLECPPHAILGNPFIYSVKVHNQTELLQEIKYTLADSQSFVSSGPHSDTIYILPRSAHLLRYMLVPLGLGSQQLPRVSVTSVRYAAGFQPSTVSSVVFVYPSKPTFKVNEMTERQ
- the LOC142553264 gene encoding uncharacterized protein LOC142553264 isoform X1, which translates into the protein MEEYPEELRTPPVALACVVGCPEIHGLITAHLHSQQPPINTLALPDFSNIAIIGAPSPKRTPTDNPAGILKRDWLSKHRTRIPSVISALFSLDDISGDPAQWLHVCNHLENLKATVRGRNIKLVVVVVAQSGRKVDTGEDRMITLRKRADVDAKNLIVFVPDDQLELQQSLSRLGNAIGELANIYYRDEGRRIKTRLEKKNFSSMEFNVCYCFKVAVYAEFRRDWLEALRMYEDAYHALREMVGTSTRLPPIQRLVEIKTIAEHLHFKMSTLLLHGGKFVEAIAWFRQHTASYMRLVGSPEVIFLHWEWLSRQYLVFGQLLETSSANVSHVPSMASVPTEKATEWEFYPAYYYQLAASYLKEKKLSLEFALSISDGIGEIDGSTESVVASVYIGQFARLLEREDACVMQPLTDDEYARYALAEGKRFQDSFEIIALFKRAFEAYSNLKSERTAAYCRFQMAREYFSVSEFHNAKEIFDKIANLYRHEGWLLSLWEILGYLRECSREINNVKDFIEYSLEMAALPITSNAFDPSSKDCGPAGPASLSQRTKIHKEAFGVVDGALELSLKEDNSGCKINSDLPLYLEIDLVSPLRVVLLALVAFHEQTVKPGASSLITLSLRSRLPIDIEIDQLEVQFNQSECNFIIENGQKSHAAAIPRSQSGLRVETAPALVLATNKWMRLTYEITSGQTGKLECTYIIARMGPQFSICCRAESPASMNDLPLWKFEDQVETIPTKDPSLAFSGQKAIQVEEPEPQVDLVLCSCGPALVGENYVLPVKVASKSHAVYSGELKINLVDTRGSGLLSPREVEPFSADDLHVVLIDIYWDGLDDHSESHSDKIQKIQPSFGLISIPSLVEGESWSCKLKIKWNRPKPIMLYVSLGYYPHNGEPSLQKVHVHKSLVIEGKIAFTISPRFMLPFRQDPLLLSKIKAAYDPDHIPLALNESNMLIVSANNCSEVPLRLLSISIEVEENTGACIVQPRHEEFTEPIIHVPGEEFKKVFTVIPKVNSSKLNIGMVCLRWQRDLKPGDEVHSWATVSQVTKLRLPDVNVELPPLVVSLECPPHAILGNPFIYSVKVHNQTELLQEIKYTLADSQSFVSSGPHSDTIYILPRSAHLLRYMLVPLGLGSQQLPRVSVTSVRYAAGFQPSTVSSVVFVYPSKPTFKVNEMTERQ